One Tripterygium wilfordii isolate XIE 37 chromosome 10, ASM1340144v1, whole genome shotgun sequence DNA segment encodes these proteins:
- the LOC120007040 gene encoding pentatricopeptide repeat-containing protein At3g26782, mitochondrial-like isoform X2 codes for MNVALYLKLVKSQYPTLFKISPYTTTAIKTSLTEQCLAHPPLSSLWCGSLLQSLTNSKFLNQGNQLHAHITVCGTLCQNTYLSTKLAAFYAGCGQMDAAQVIFDGILLKNSFLWNFMIRGYACNAVPLMSIVLSRKMLYFGRKADNFTYPFVLKACGDSLVVEIGRKVHGEIVVAGFESDIYVCNSLLAMYSKFGDMGSARKVFDKMLERDLTSWNTMILGYVKVGNPQEALAIFGIMAKSVLPADGTTLLGLISACAKLAARKQGKSIHGFVVTNSPALCNEYLINSLIDMYCHCNSIIDARRLFEEATFKDSVSWNSMISGYARNGDAFESLRLFCRMVIEGAETDQVTFTAVLGACDRITALQFGMSVHSCLIKKGFGANTIVGTALIDMYAKCGCLACSCFVFDKLPEKNLVSWSSMISGYGIHGMGREAISCFDEMLTNNILPDDSVLTSVLSACSHAGLVAEGKEIFRRMTKDYDVKPTVAHYSCLVDMLGRAGHLDEAYELIETMEIKPTSDVWAALLNACWLHRNAKLGEISAQKLFDMSSNEVTSYICLSNIYAAERRWDDTERVRAIAKGKGLRKTPGCSFVELNKAVHTFLVGDRIHPQAKKIYAKLEDLNQRLKEAGYIPDTSSVLHNVEEEIKEKMLWDHSERLAIAFALINTAPGTIIRITKNLRVCRDCHTVTKFISKVMHREIIMRDIRRFHHFKDGVCSCGDY; via the exons ATGAATGTCGCTCTCTATCTCAAACTTGTCAAATCTCAATACCCAACTCTCTTCAAAATATCTCCCTACACCACCACCGCTATCAAGACCTCCTTAACCGAACAATGTCTTGCGCATCCACCGCTCTCCTCACTTTGGTGTGGTTCCCTGTTGCAATCGCTCACCAATTCGAAATTCCTCAATCAAGGCAATCAACTCCATGCCCACATTACCGTTTGTGGAACTCTCTGCCAGAATACATACCTCAGCACCAAACTTGCTGCCTTCTATGCTGGCTGCGGTCAAATGGATGCAGCTCAGGTAATCTTTGATGGGATTTTGTTGAAGAATTCGTTCTTGTGGAATTTTATGATTAGAGGCTATGCTTGTAATGCGGTCCCTTTAATGTCTATTGTCTTATCTCGGAAGATGTTGTATTTTGGACGAAAGGCGGATAATTTTACATACCCTTTTGTTCTTAAGGCGTGTGGTGATTCTTTGGTTGTAGAAATTGGGAGGAAAGTTCATGGTGAGATAGTGGTTGCTGGGTTTGAGtcggatatatatgtgtgtaattCGCTTCTGGCGATGTACTCCAAGTTTGGGGACATGGGTTCAGCAAGgaaagtgtttgataaaatgcttGAGAGGGATTTGACGTCTTGGAATACAATGATATTGGGTTATGTTAAAGTTGGTAACCCACAAGAGGCTTTGGCCATTTTCGGGATCATGGCCAAATCTGTACTACCAGCAGATGGCACGACTTTGCTTGGCCTAATCTCTGCTTGTGCTAAACTAGCTGCACGGAAGCAAGGGAAATCAATTCACGGTTTTGTTGTTACAAATAGTCCTGCACTTTGTAATGAGTATTTAATAAACTCTCTTATTGACATGTATTGTCACTGTAATTCCATTATTGATGCAAGAAGATTATTTGAAGAGGCAACATTTAAAGATTCTGTGTCATGGAACTCAATGATTTCCGGCTATGCACGGAATGGAGATGCTTTTGAAAGCCTAAGACTTTTCTGTCGCATGGTTATCGAAGGAGCAGAGACTGATCAGGTAACCTTCACAGCTGTCCTTGGGGCTTGTGATCGGATCACAGCCTTACAATTTGGCATGTCAGTTCACTCATGTCTTATTAAGAAAGGGTTTGGCGCAAACACTATTGTAGGAACTGCACTTATCGACATGTATGCAAAATGCGGATGTTTGGCTTGCTCGTGTTTTGTCTTCGACAAATTGCCGGAGAAAAATTTGGTTTCTTGGAGCTCTATGATTTCAGGATATGGGATTCATGGGATGGGGAGAGAGGCTATTTCCTGTTTTGATGAAATGCTTACAAACAATATTCTTCCAGATGACAGTGTTCTTACTTCGGTTTTGTCAGCTTGTAGCCATGCAGGGTTAGTGGCTGAGGGGAAAGAAATTTTCCGCAGAATGACAAAGGATTACGATGTGAAGCCCACAGTTGCTCATTATTCATGTTTGGTGGATATGCTTGGTCGTGCGGGTCACTTAGATGAAGCATACGAGCTCATCGAGACCATGGAAATTAAACCCACTAGTGATGTTTGGGCTGCACTTCTTAATGCTTGCTGGTTGCATCGGAATGCCAAGCTTGGAGAGATTTCTGCTCAGAAACTTTTTGATATGAGCTCTAATGAGGTGACTAGCTACATTTGCCTTTCTAATATTTATGCTGCCGAGAGAAGATGGGATGATACAGAGAGGGTGAGAGCAATAGCGAAAGGGAAGGGTTTAAGAAAAACCCCTGGATGCAGCTTTGTGGAGTTAAATAAAGCAGTTCACACTTTCTTAGTTGGAGATAGAATACATCCTCAGGCGAAGAAGATATATGCAAAGTTGGAGGATTTGAATCAGCGACTCAAGGAAGCTGGGTATATACCTGATACAAGTTCAGTGCTTCATAATGTTGAAGAGGAGATAAAAGAGAAGATGCTTTGGGATCACAGTGAAAGATTGGCCATTGCTTTTGCTCTTATCAACACAGCTCCAGGAACCATTATTAGGATCACTAAGAACCTTCGAGTATGCAGGGATTGTCACACAGTAACTAAATTCATTTCAAAGGTCATGCATAGAGAAATTATAATGCGGGATATTCGTAGATTTCACCATTTTAAAGATGGAGTATGCTCTTGTGGTGATTATTG A
- the LOC120007040 gene encoding pentatricopeptide repeat-containing protein At3g26782, mitochondrial-like isoform X1 gives MNVALYLKLVKSQYPTLFKISPYTTTAIKTSLTEQCLAHPPLSSLWCGSLLQSLTNSKFLNQGNQLHAHITVCGTLCQNTYLSTKLAAFYAGCGQMDAAQVIFDGILLKNSFLWNFMIRGYACNAVPLMSIVLSRKMLYFGRKADNFTYPFVLKACGDSLVVEIGRKVHGEIVVAGFESDIYVCNSLLAMYSKFGDMGSARKVFDKMLERDLTSWNTMILGYVKVGNPQEALAIFGIMAKSVLPADGTTLLGLISACAKLAARKQGKSIHGFVVTNSPALCNEYLINSLIDMYCHCNSIIDARRLFEEATFKDSVSWNSMISGYARNGDAFESLRLFCRMVIEGAETDQVTFTAVLGACDRITALQFGMSVHSCLIKKGFGANTIVGTALIDMYAKCGCLACSCFVFDKLPEKNLVSWSSMISGYGIHGMGREAISCFDEMLTNNILPDDSVLTSVLSACSHAGLVAEGKEIFRRMTKDYDVKPTVAHYSCLVDMLGRAGHLDEAYELIETMEIKPTSDVWAALLNACWLHRNAKLGEISAQKLFDMSSNEVTSYICLSNIYAAERRWDDTERVRAIAKGKGLRKTPGCSFVELNKAVHTFLVGDRIHPQAKKIYAKLEDLNQRLKEAGYIPDTSSVLHNVEEEIKEKMLWDHSERLAIAFALINTAPGTIIRITKNLRVCRDCHTVTKFISKVMHREIIMRDIRRFHHFKDGVCSCGDYW, from the coding sequence ATGAATGTCGCTCTCTATCTCAAACTTGTCAAATCTCAATACCCAACTCTCTTCAAAATATCTCCCTACACCACCACCGCTATCAAGACCTCCTTAACCGAACAATGTCTTGCGCATCCACCGCTCTCCTCACTTTGGTGTGGTTCCCTGTTGCAATCGCTCACCAATTCGAAATTCCTCAATCAAGGCAATCAACTCCATGCCCACATTACCGTTTGTGGAACTCTCTGCCAGAATACATACCTCAGCACCAAACTTGCTGCCTTCTATGCTGGCTGCGGTCAAATGGATGCAGCTCAGGTAATCTTTGATGGGATTTTGTTGAAGAATTCGTTCTTGTGGAATTTTATGATTAGAGGCTATGCTTGTAATGCGGTCCCTTTAATGTCTATTGTCTTATCTCGGAAGATGTTGTATTTTGGACGAAAGGCGGATAATTTTACATACCCTTTTGTTCTTAAGGCGTGTGGTGATTCTTTGGTTGTAGAAATTGGGAGGAAAGTTCATGGTGAGATAGTGGTTGCTGGGTTTGAGtcggatatatatgtgtgtaattCGCTTCTGGCGATGTACTCCAAGTTTGGGGACATGGGTTCAGCAAGgaaagtgtttgataaaatgcttGAGAGGGATTTGACGTCTTGGAATACAATGATATTGGGTTATGTTAAAGTTGGTAACCCACAAGAGGCTTTGGCCATTTTCGGGATCATGGCCAAATCTGTACTACCAGCAGATGGCACGACTTTGCTTGGCCTAATCTCTGCTTGTGCTAAACTAGCTGCACGGAAGCAAGGGAAATCAATTCACGGTTTTGTTGTTACAAATAGTCCTGCACTTTGTAATGAGTATTTAATAAACTCTCTTATTGACATGTATTGTCACTGTAATTCCATTATTGATGCAAGAAGATTATTTGAAGAGGCAACATTTAAAGATTCTGTGTCATGGAACTCAATGATTTCCGGCTATGCACGGAATGGAGATGCTTTTGAAAGCCTAAGACTTTTCTGTCGCATGGTTATCGAAGGAGCAGAGACTGATCAGGTAACCTTCACAGCTGTCCTTGGGGCTTGTGATCGGATCACAGCCTTACAATTTGGCATGTCAGTTCACTCATGTCTTATTAAGAAAGGGTTTGGCGCAAACACTATTGTAGGAACTGCACTTATCGACATGTATGCAAAATGCGGATGTTTGGCTTGCTCGTGTTTTGTCTTCGACAAATTGCCGGAGAAAAATTTGGTTTCTTGGAGCTCTATGATTTCAGGATATGGGATTCATGGGATGGGGAGAGAGGCTATTTCCTGTTTTGATGAAATGCTTACAAACAATATTCTTCCAGATGACAGTGTTCTTACTTCGGTTTTGTCAGCTTGTAGCCATGCAGGGTTAGTGGCTGAGGGGAAAGAAATTTTCCGCAGAATGACAAAGGATTACGATGTGAAGCCCACAGTTGCTCATTATTCATGTTTGGTGGATATGCTTGGTCGTGCGGGTCACTTAGATGAAGCATACGAGCTCATCGAGACCATGGAAATTAAACCCACTAGTGATGTTTGGGCTGCACTTCTTAATGCTTGCTGGTTGCATCGGAATGCCAAGCTTGGAGAGATTTCTGCTCAGAAACTTTTTGATATGAGCTCTAATGAGGTGACTAGCTACATTTGCCTTTCTAATATTTATGCTGCCGAGAGAAGATGGGATGATACAGAGAGGGTGAGAGCAATAGCGAAAGGGAAGGGTTTAAGAAAAACCCCTGGATGCAGCTTTGTGGAGTTAAATAAAGCAGTTCACACTTTCTTAGTTGGAGATAGAATACATCCTCAGGCGAAGAAGATATATGCAAAGTTGGAGGATTTGAATCAGCGACTCAAGGAAGCTGGGTATATACCTGATACAAGTTCAGTGCTTCATAATGTTGAAGAGGAGATAAAAGAGAAGATGCTTTGGGATCACAGTGAAAGATTGGCCATTGCTTTTGCTCTTATCAACACAGCTCCAGGAACCATTATTAGGATCACTAAGAACCTTCGAGTATGCAGGGATTGTCACACAGTAACTAAATTCATTTCAAAGGTCATGCATAGAGAAATTATAATGCGGGATATTCGTAGATTTCACCATTTTAAAGATGGAGTATGCTCTTGTGGTGATTATTGGTGA
- the LOC120007041 gene encoding geranylgeranyl pyrophosphate synthase, chloroplastic/chromoplastic-like, whose amino-acid sequence MASFFLKNLTRSLKNPLRMNSFGQLAGFQLMQSALVRSLSTKSEDHALNLLQFKEYAASKVKIVNRALDEAIPLQHPIGIHESMRYTLLGGGKRVCSIACMASCELVGGEESSVIPVACAAEMLHDMAIIHDDLPCMDDGENRRGKNTNHKVFGEATALLAGDALLSLAFEHIATNTTNVSPRLVLHAIAVLSSAFGSKGLMAGQFLDIQSEGKDLNLEELRFLHAHKTAKLFEASAVCGAIMGGGSEIDIKKVGNYGRLAGLAFQVVDDIFDVTKSAEELGKDVGKDSVGEKATYPKLMGLENASKYASELVTQATDELAHFDAVLAAPLYQLALYIVNRPR is encoded by the coding sequence AtggcttctttctttctcaaaaaccTCACTCGCAGTCTCAAGAACCCACTGAGGATGAATTCATTTGGCCAACTTGCTGGCTTTCAATTGATGCAGTCTGCTCTGGTCCGATCTCTGAGCACCAAGTCAGAAGACCATGCTTTAAATTTGCTCCAATTCAAAGAATACGCGGCTTCGAAGGTAAAAATAGTGAACAGAGCACTAGACGAGGCAATCCCCCTGCAACACCCAATAGGGATTCATGAGTCCATGAGATACACACTTCTGGGAGGTGGAAAACGTGTCTGTTCAATTGCTTGTATGGCTTCATGTGAATTGGTTGGTGGTGAAGAATCATCAGTTATTCCAGTGGCTTGTGCGGCAGAGATGCTTCACGATATGGCAATCATTCATGACGATCTTCCTTGTATGGACGATGGAGAAAACAGGCGAGGCAAAAACACAAACCATAAAGTATTTGGTGAAGCAACAGCACTACTTGCTGGCGATGCACTCCTCTCACTTGCCTTTGAGCACATAGCGACCAACACGACTAATGTCTCTCCTCGACTAGTTCTTCATGCCATTGCTGTGTTGAGTTCTGCATTTGGGTCAAAAGGGTTGATGGCAGGGCAGTTTTTGGACATTCAAAGTGAAGGAAAAGATTTAAATTTGGAGGAGTTAAGGTTTCTTCATGCGCACAAAACAGCTAAGCTTTTTGAGGCATCAGCTGTTTGTGGGGCGATAATGGGAGGAGGAAGTGAGATTGATATTAAGAAAGTTGGGAATTATGGAAGGCTTGCAGGGTTGGCATTTCAAGTGGTGGATGATATATTTGATGTGACAAAATCTGCGGAAGAATTGGGGAAGGATGTTGGTAAGGATTCCGTTGGAGAAAAGGCAACTTATCCAAAGCTAATGGGTCTTGAGAATGCCAGCAAGTATGCTAGCGAGTTGGTAACTCAAGCTACTGACGAGCTCGCACATTTTGATGCTGTATTGGCTGCCCCATTGTATCAGTTAGCTCTTTACATTGTTAATAGGCCAAGATAA